From a single Nicotiana tomentosiformis chromosome 2, ASM39032v3, whole genome shotgun sequence genomic region:
- the LOC138904312 gene encoding uncharacterized protein, with the protein MGENKIDHTHPMFVHPSDTPSSVLIPVQLKGSENYGLWRISMKIALHAKQKLGFVDGKHTKASFLAALHKDWETCNAIVLSWIMNTVSPDMLSGIVYASNARAVWEDLCERFDKVNQMRIYQLHREIATISQGTDSISTYFTKLKELWGEFDAIVSPPSFVKDYVELLNQQRLLQFLGGLNDSYNQASHQILMKSTESSLNQAYAIVIEDETQKGSSGRDSTGLNSLMEGNDITAL; encoded by the coding sequence ATGGGGGAAAACAAAATTGACCATACGCATCCGATGTTCGTGCATCCATCAGACACTCCGAGCTCAGTGCTAATTCCGGTTCAGCTCAAAGGATCCGAGAACTATGGCTTGTGGCGGATATCGATGAAGATTGCACTTCACGCTAAGCAAAAATTAGGGTTTGTTGATGGTAAACACACCAAGGCTTCATTTCTGGCAGCATTGCATAAGGATTGGGAAACTTGTAACGCTATAGTCCTTTCATGGATCATGAATACTGTATCACCAGATATGCTCAGTGGGATAGTGTATGCATCGAATGCCCGAGCTGTGTGGGAGGATCTTTGTGAAAGATTTGATAAGGTTAATCAAATGAGGATCTATCAGCTACATAGGGAAATTGCAACAATCTCTCAAGGTACCGACTCTATTTCTACATATTTTACAAAATTGAAGGAGTTGTGGGGCGAATTTGACGCAATTGTGTCGCCTCCTAGCTTTGTAAAGGACTATGTTGAGCTTTTGAATCAACAGAGGCTACTTCAATTTTTAGGAGGTCTAAATGACTCATATAATCAGGCAAGTCATCAAATCCTTATGAAATCCACTGAATCTAGTCTAAATCAAGCATATGCCATTGTTATCGAGGATGAGACTCAGAAAGGATCATCAGGGCGTGACTCTACAGGTCTCAACTCACTAATGGAGGGCAATGACATTACTGCACTTTAG
- the LOC138904313 gene encoding uncharacterized protein, translating to MAVNNRPQGTLPADTNINPKEQNPNQLMAVSLRNGRDLDREQEVSQSRRDAVPITPVTLETDESKELTKVVIEQAQVDKGKEKEFEQLQNRLAKQKRDDQYRKFMEMLRQIQLNIPLIDALREMPGYAKMMKDLMSRKFDFQDLSTVTLTQTCSAVVTRPMTQKLSDPGSFSIPCTIGSYAFAKALCDLGANINLMPLAIYTKLGIGRARPTSMLLQLADRTVKRTT from the exons ATGGCCGTGAACAATCGCCCACAAGGAACGTTGCCTGCAGACACAAACATCAATCCAAAAGAGCAGAACCCAAATCAGCTAATGGCAGTGAGTCTCAGGAATGGAAGGGATTTAGATAGAGAGCAAGAAGTTTCTCAATCTAGGAGAGATGCAGTGCCAATTACTCCAGTGACATTAGAGACCGACGAGTCAAAGGAGCTCACAAAAGTTGTAATTGAACAGGCACAAGTGGACAAAGGCAAGGAGAAGGAATTTGAACAACTCCAGAACAG GTTGGCAAAGCAAAAGAGAGATGATCAAtacaggaaattcatggaaatgcttagacaaattcaattgaatattccgctGATAgatgctttgagggaaatgccagggtatgcaaaaatgatgaaggatctGATGTCTCGAAAATTTGACTTCCAAGACCTGTCTACTGTAACTCTAACTCAAACTTGCAGCGCTGTAGTGACAAGACCTATGACTCAAAAATTGTCTGATCCCGGTAGTTTCAGTATCCCATGCACAATTGGaagttatgcttttgctaaagcattgtgtgacttaGGAGCCAATATCAACTTGATGCCTTTGGCAATCTACACAAAATTAGGCATTGGCAGAGCTAGACCGACCTCAATGTTGTTGCAACTGGCTGATCGCACAGTCAAACGGACGACATGA